From a single Lewinella sp. LCG006 genomic region:
- a CDS encoding caspase domain-containing protein, translating to MTKERPVGVIKGFGRSVLSQKHRMQQAGKTFFLGIGINTYNNGWPPLRNAVRDVKTIAEILEKDYGVQQLQLLLDEDATRENILRALDDLADSISAPDSLIVYYAGHGHLNKRERGFWVPHDAKANELGALIPNTTLRDHLHDIKTLHTLLISDACFSGSLLVRSKDNMGGLAISELAQLPSRWAICSGRHDEVVADGPANGHSPFAQSILDVLQKTEEPFFTTDHLYIQVRNQTRANYDQLPDGGVLMGIGHGRGMYVFTKKLNEQLAWEEALQVNTVAAYEHFVHLFPEGKKVEQAKATLLRLNAEAAWQKISHLPDTNLAEVKAKSNQLLRFCEQYPRSIHYQTAIRLGENLDAKREYLRAYNSIFKLMKLAEERGPYLSNIEERLKELKAQRVQEQEATDAIQVAPSVPIEKKVRPQWSTLKFKGGLPLLYEEKERRPLKIVKSGKDGFYVLKQFIELPLANTKTDFIDGQNKPVKASVLGTRHFINLQIVPQPLSEGQLSLVAKGKALRYQVSLKSIVGQAYKHIYALEDSSTEKYQIDLEKGTQQLLNLPAGYPVLIKEKTIFASLLALDYRRIMLVVFLGVFLAVTVKYLTDKAFTPRGSTPTGLQFDTLSATPPYKSEPSPVREPLELSAEDKVLYEEARSYRITARAELNTKTYDGVRKIFDRVKIENYISQLGGIASPPREVTKLIEELFEINNDYFQNGYSKKEYELIIHKVKVNTKTGKPETATDIAAQRKITLAEIIKYNPRELDQKGRILRNPDGSLPTLVIYRKLD from the coding sequence ATGACTAAAGAAAGACCAGTAGGTGTCATCAAGGGATTTGGGCGTTCGGTATTGTCACAAAAGCATCGTATGCAACAGGCAGGAAAAACCTTTTTTTTAGGGATCGGTATTAATACCTATAATAATGGTTGGCCTCCTTTGCGCAATGCGGTGCGCGATGTGAAGACGATTGCTGAAATTCTCGAAAAGGATTACGGGGTACAACAACTTCAGCTGTTATTAGATGAAGATGCGACACGTGAGAATATCCTCCGTGCCCTGGACGATTTAGCGGATTCCATCAGTGCTCCGGATAGCCTAATTGTCTACTACGCCGGACATGGGCATCTGAACAAGCGAGAAAGAGGATTTTGGGTGCCTCATGATGCAAAAGCCAATGAATTGGGGGCGCTGATCCCCAATACCACCCTCCGAGATCACCTGCACGACATAAAGACGTTGCATACTCTACTCATCTCTGATGCCTGTTTTTCCGGTTCTTTGTTGGTCCGTAGCAAGGATAATATGGGGGGACTGGCGATTAGTGAACTGGCTCAGCTCCCCTCCCGTTGGGCTATTTGTTCCGGTCGACACGATGAAGTCGTCGCGGATGGGCCCGCAAATGGGCATAGCCCTTTTGCGCAGAGTATTCTTGATGTGCTCCAAAAAACGGAGGAGCCCTTCTTTACGACGGATCATCTTTATATCCAGGTGCGTAACCAAACCAGAGCCAATTACGACCAGCTCCCCGATGGTGGAGTGCTAATGGGGATTGGCCACGGGCGGGGGATGTACGTCTTTACGAAAAAATTGAATGAACAATTAGCCTGGGAAGAAGCACTGCAAGTAAATACCGTTGCGGCTTACGAGCATTTTGTTCATCTGTTTCCAGAAGGAAAAAAGGTAGAACAGGCAAAAGCTACGCTACTACGCCTGAATGCGGAAGCAGCCTGGCAAAAGATTAGTCATTTGCCCGATACCAACCTGGCAGAAGTGAAGGCGAAAAGTAATCAACTGCTGCGCTTCTGTGAGCAATACCCGCGCAGTATCCATTATCAGACTGCGATACGATTGGGGGAGAATTTGGATGCTAAACGGGAGTATCTGCGGGCTTACAATAGTATCTTTAAATTGATGAAGTTGGCGGAGGAACGGGGGCCTTATTTGTCAAATATTGAAGAACGTCTTAAGGAGTTGAAAGCGCAAAGAGTGCAGGAACAGGAAGCAACTGATGCTATACAAGTTGCACCCTCAGTACCAATAGAGAAAAAGGTCAGGCCTCAGTGGTCTACTTTGAAATTTAAAGGAGGATTACCATTGTTGTATGAAGAAAAGGAACGTCGACCATTGAAAATTGTTAAAAGTGGCAAGGATGGCTTCTACGTGTTGAAACAATTCATCGAACTACCGTTAGCAAATACCAAAACAGATTTTATCGACGGCCAGAATAAGCCGGTGAAAGCAAGTGTACTAGGCACTAGGCATTTTATAAATTTACAAATAGTACCACAACCTTTGTCGGAAGGGCAGCTGAGCCTCGTTGCCAAGGGGAAAGCATTGAGATACCAAGTTTCCTTAAAAAGCATTGTAGGCCAAGCATATAAACATATCTACGCGCTAGAAGATAGTAGCACAGAAAAGTACCAAATAGACCTTGAAAAAGGAACGCAGCAGTTGTTAAATCTTCCTGCAGGGTACCCTGTGTTGATCAAGGAGAAAACCATTTTTGCCAGCTTGTTAGCCCTTGATTACAGGCGTATCATGCTTGTTGTTTTTTTAGGTGTTTTTTTGGCGGTAACCGTCAAATACCTGACAGACAAAGCCTTCACCCCACGAGGTTCTACGCCAACAGGCTTGCAATTTGATACCCTTAGTGCTACACCACCCTATAAGTCTGAGCCAAGCCCGGTGCGGGAACCACTTGAACTTTCTGCGGAAGACAAAGTGTTGTATGAGGAAGCTAGGAGCTACCGGATTACAGCTAGAGCAGAGCTAAACACAAAAACCTACGATGGCGTAAGAAAAATCTTTGATCGGGTAAAAATTGAAAACTACATCAGTCAGCTAGGTGGAATTGCTTCCCCACCACGAGAAGTCACGAAATTGATAGAGGAGCTCTTCGAAATCAATAATGACTATTTCCAAAACGGCTACAGCAAAAAGGAGTATGAACTTATCATTCACAAAGTCAAGGTCAATACTAAAACAGGTAAACCAGAAACGGCTACCGATATTGCCGCTCAGCGAAAAATAACGTTGGCGGAAATTATCAAATACAACCCGAGAGAATTAGACCAAAAAGGACGAATACTGAGAAACCCTGACGGTTCTCTCCCTACACTAGTCATTTACCGAAAGCTGGACTGA
- a CDS encoding PP2C family protein-serine/threonine phosphatase, producing MIPSSTITKKVAQQELFRGFPEELIELVVEQSTVRQLQAGEILIHPGTTNHSLFLVLNGELRVILQKANTQVAIPIHPGECLGEMSLIEERPTSATAVCHIDSEVLVMTEDVFWTHLAISRQGVKNLMGIMAQRLHRNNQALIKEIEEQLKYQQLRRDLETAGNIQANIVPNGANLFPQRPEIEVYAQTQQARAVGGDFYDAIALDQDRIYLAIGDATGKGMPAALFMMRAFTSLRFLVSNCPDFGEVLPALNKTLLKKNKDMMFVSLWAGILDLKTGILQYANGGHHPPFAALSGEVFQPLAVPNGPIIGVVEEAPFEVATLQLEPGDTLFLYTDGLPEAYNHDHEAFENDRIEASLNSLQQPTVKSLVCNLETQVAAFVDGAPTHDDLTMMAFRYLGGKG from the coding sequence ATGATACCATCTTCTACCATAACTAAAAAAGTTGCCCAGCAAGAGCTTTTCCGCGGTTTTCCGGAAGAGCTTATTGAATTAGTGGTAGAACAGAGTACGGTCAGACAGTTGCAAGCTGGAGAAATCCTCATCCATCCCGGTACGACCAATCATTCCCTCTTTTTAGTGCTGAATGGAGAACTCCGAGTTATCCTACAAAAGGCCAACACGCAAGTAGCTATCCCCATTCATCCTGGCGAGTGCCTCGGAGAAATGTCCTTGATCGAAGAACGCCCAACTTCCGCCACCGCAGTTTGCCATATCGACAGCGAGGTGTTGGTGATGACTGAAGATGTTTTCTGGACCCACCTGGCCATCAGCCGCCAAGGCGTAAAAAACCTGATGGGTATCATGGCTCAACGCCTGCACCGCAACAACCAGGCACTGATCAAAGAAATTGAGGAACAACTAAAGTACCAACAGCTAAGGAGAGACCTCGAAACGGCAGGGAATATCCAGGCTAATATTGTCCCCAACGGAGCCAACCTCTTTCCGCAACGTCCTGAAATTGAAGTCTACGCCCAGACACAGCAAGCTCGCGCTGTAGGAGGAGATTTCTACGACGCTATCGCGCTGGACCAAGATCGCATCTACCTCGCCATCGGCGACGCTACAGGTAAAGGAATGCCAGCAGCACTGTTTATGATGCGCGCCTTTACCTCGCTCCGGTTTCTGGTCAGTAACTGTCCCGATTTCGGGGAAGTGCTGCCTGCGCTAAACAAAACTTTGCTCAAAAAGAACAAAGACATGATGTTTGTCAGCCTTTGGGCGGGCATCCTCGACCTTAAAACGGGCATTTTACAGTACGCCAACGGAGGTCATCATCCACCCTTCGCGGCCCTAAGTGGCGAAGTATTCCAGCCTTTAGCAGTACCAAACGGGCCAATTATCGGCGTGGTAGAGGAAGCGCCATTCGAGGTAGCCACCCTGCAACTAGAGCCGGGCGACACCCTCTTCCTCTATACCGACGGCCTTCCGGAAGCTTACAACCACGACCACGAGGCTTTTGAAAACGACCGCATAGAAGCATCACTGAATAGCCTTCAGCAACCCACCGTGAAATCCCTGGTCTGCAACTTGGAAACGCAAGTGGCCGCTTTTGTCGATGGTGCTCCTACGCATGATGATCTGACGATGATGGCTTTTCGGTATTTAGGGGGTAAGGGTTAG
- a CDS encoding ATP-binding protein: MMRLSCLIFIVIFLTSLSSLYSQSVDATALQQQLRSVEGSKRVDILNTLTEQLKFEQPAQAKAYAEEAYSLSNKLAYLKGISTSAVQLGIFERDANNYIKAIRIVNTGLEAARTANDYPAALAGLEVLKTIYQRTNRPRKMAEVEAMYKQIKTRIDLRQTSEQLAELEKVIEVKEDELNLSEQEKLQIAAEKAAVADELAMTIEDKLRKEAELARVGQERAELEKEALQLEKEAVENALLLQKERNIRNLAFAIMGIFLFLILAGWQRSRFKRQQKLAEIERQRVARLEEIDRLKDQFLANTSHELRTPLNGIIGIAEWLQEKRKEVSPEVLKDNLSMLISAGKRLHKLVNDIMDFSRLQHAELQLILKPLDVRSLTEMVLRINQPLAKAKQLSLINNIPADLPSVLADEDRLQQILHNLIGNAIKFTNEGSITVSAQDAVEVIKISVTDTGIGIAPEKHETIFEAFQQEDGSSVREFAGTGLGLSITKYLVDLHKGEISLTSKPGEGTTFHFSLPKTDEAPVAITLEHEPSTHELLPLLGDSEPAVDEVAAASTEQKVNILIVDDEPLNQHVFNNHLDASHYQITTALNGADALKAIDGPVRFDLVVLDVMMPRMSGYEVCEQIRKKYLPSELPIIMVTAKNLVKDLVEGLNTGANDYLAKPFSRQEFLARIKNLLNLHTLNQASSRFVPNAFLQTLGKDNITQVRLGDLVERDVTVFFGDIRDYTSLSEKMTPEENFKFVKAFNSRMGPVIDQNHGFINQYLGDAIMAIFKQSPRDALQAAIDYQKTLQHYNKERLKRQRRPISSGIGLHTGKLVMGIIGDDKRMDAATISDTVNTAARMESLNKHYATNILFSEDSLTGIGTKEDFNFRYLGKVQLKGKNRPVGVYECFDGDAPQLLELKIKTLSSFNEGLQHFFAQDFQQAQKILEEVINISPEDLTAQLFLKECRQYLTSGVPEGWTGLNKMEVK; this comes from the coding sequence ATGATGAGGTTATCCTGTCTTATCTTCATTGTCATTTTCCTTACTTCTCTTTCCTCCCTCTACAGTCAGTCTGTAGATGCCACGGCATTACAACAGCAGCTAAGGTCTGTAGAGGGAAGTAAGCGCGTGGATATCCTCAATACCTTAACGGAACAATTGAAATTTGAGCAGCCTGCGCAGGCCAAGGCTTATGCCGAAGAAGCCTATTCGCTGAGCAACAAACTTGCTTACCTTAAAGGAATCAGCACCAGTGCCGTACAGTTGGGTATCTTTGAAAGAGACGCCAACAACTACATAAAAGCCATCCGCATTGTCAATACGGGTTTGGAAGCAGCCCGCACCGCCAACGATTATCCGGCGGCGTTGGCCGGCTTGGAGGTACTCAAAACCATTTACCAACGTACCAATCGTCCCAGGAAGATGGCCGAGGTGGAAGCCATGTACAAGCAGATCAAAACGAGAATAGACCTGCGCCAGACTTCCGAGCAACTGGCTGAACTCGAAAAAGTGATCGAAGTCAAAGAGGATGAACTGAACCTATCGGAACAGGAAAAGCTGCAAATTGCTGCAGAGAAAGCTGCAGTGGCGGACGAACTGGCCATGACCATCGAGGATAAACTGCGCAAAGAAGCCGAGTTGGCCCGAGTGGGTCAGGAAAGGGCCGAACTGGAAAAAGAAGCACTCCAACTGGAAAAAGAGGCGGTAGAAAATGCCTTACTCTTACAAAAAGAACGAAATATCCGCAACCTCGCCTTCGCCATAATGGGCATTTTTTTGTTCTTAATCCTGGCCGGTTGGCAGCGATCTCGCTTCAAGCGACAGCAAAAATTGGCAGAAATCGAGCGACAGCGCGTAGCCCGATTGGAAGAAATTGACCGCTTGAAAGACCAGTTTCTGGCCAATACCTCTCACGAACTCCGAACTCCTCTAAACGGAATTATCGGAATCGCGGAATGGCTACAGGAAAAAAGAAAAGAAGTAAGCCCCGAGGTGCTGAAAGACAACCTGTCTATGCTAATATCAGCAGGGAAGCGGCTTCACAAATTGGTGAATGATATTATGGATTTTTCCAGGTTGCAGCATGCAGAATTGCAGTTGATCTTAAAACCTCTGGATGTTCGTTCGCTAACAGAAATGGTCTTGCGGATCAATCAACCCCTTGCCAAGGCCAAACAGCTTAGCTTGATCAACAACATCCCCGCTGATCTACCCTCTGTACTGGCCGACGAAGACCGCTTGCAGCAAATATTGCACAACCTGATCGGGAATGCTATCAAATTTACCAACGAAGGCAGCATCACCGTTTCCGCACAGGATGCCGTAGAGGTCATCAAAATTTCCGTCACAGATACGGGTATCGGTATTGCACCTGAAAAACACGAAACTATTTTTGAAGCCTTCCAGCAAGAAGACGGTTCCTCCGTGCGGGAATTTGCAGGCACTGGTCTGGGTTTGTCTATCACCAAATACCTGGTTGACCTCCACAAGGGAGAGATAAGCCTGACATCAAAGCCCGGAGAAGGAACTACCTTTCATTTTAGTTTGCCTAAAACTGATGAAGCCCCGGTTGCTATAACATTGGAACACGAACCCTCCACCCATGAATTACTGCCCCTTCTTGGTGACAGCGAGCCAGCCGTCGACGAAGTGGCAGCAGCCTCAACAGAACAAAAAGTCAACATCTTGATTGTAGACGATGAGCCGCTTAATCAACACGTATTCAATAACCACCTGGATGCCAGCCATTACCAGATTACTACGGCCTTGAATGGTGCCGATGCGCTTAAAGCGATTGACGGCCCCGTGCGCTTCGATCTGGTTGTCCTGGATGTGATGATGCCGAGAATGTCGGGCTACGAAGTATGTGAGCAGATTCGAAAAAAATACCTGCCCTCAGAATTACCCATTATCATGGTCACCGCCAAAAATCTGGTCAAAGATCTGGTAGAGGGATTAAACACAGGTGCCAACGATTACCTGGCCAAGCCTTTTTCCAGACAAGAATTTCTCGCTCGTATAAAAAACCTGCTCAACCTGCACACCCTCAACCAGGCCAGCAGTCGTTTTGTACCCAATGCTTTTTTGCAAACCTTGGGTAAAGACAATATCACGCAAGTACGTCTGGGCGATCTGGTAGAGCGGGATGTAACTGTCTTCTTTGGCGACATCCGGGACTACACTTCCCTTTCGGAAAAAATGACACCGGAGGAGAATTTCAAATTTGTCAAGGCTTTTAATAGTCGAATGGGCCCCGTCATAGACCAAAACCACGGTTTTATCAACCAGTACCTGGGAGATGCCATCATGGCCATTTTTAAACAAAGTCCAAGGGATGCTTTGCAAGCAGCCATCGACTACCAAAAGACCCTGCAGCACTACAATAAAGAACGGCTAAAACGGCAGCGACGGCCCATCTCCTCCGGCATTGGCCTCCACACCGGAAAATTGGTCATGGGCATCATCGGAGACGATAAACGCATGGATGCCGCTACGATCTCGGATACCGTCAATACTGCTGCCCGCATGGAAAGCCTCAATAAACATTACGCCACCAACATTCTCTTTAGTGAGGATAGCCTAACCGGTATTGGCACTAAAGAGGACTTCAATTTCCGCTACTTGGGAAAGGTACAACTGAAAGGGAAAAACCGCCCCGTGGGCGTCTACGAATGTTTTGATGGCGATGCACCCCAATTGCTGGAATTGAAAATTAAAACACTAAGCAGTTTCAATGAAGGCCTACAACACTTCTTCGCTCAAGACTTCCAGCAAGCCCAAAAAATCCTCGAAGAAGTCATCAACATAAGCCCCGAAGACCTTACCGCTCAATTGTTTTTAAAAGAATGCCGCCAGTATCTGACCAGTGGCGTGCCAGAAGGATGGACAGGGCTGAATAAAATGGAGGTAAAGTAA